The Sulfurimonas aquatica genomic sequence CAAGAGTAAAAGAGACAAAAGAGCTTCTTATGCATAGAGATAGCATTAATGACGTACTTCGTGCTTCTATGCAAAGTGAACTTAACCGTAGCGATGTGTCAAGTATACTAACAGCTAACTTTAAACGCGGACAAGAGTCTGCAAGAGTATTAGAAGAGCTTTATAAACTTGAAAACATAGAATATAGTGAAAACTTCAAATATATACGCTACGAACTTTACAATCTAGAAAAAGAGATACTTCTCCAAGAAAAATAATAAACTCTAAATATATTATAAGATTACATTAATAAGTATTTCTTATATATATTTCACAATTTCTTCATCTTAAGTTGATACAATTAAAACTGAATTTTTACTAAAGGAAATTGTATGCAAAAGTTTATTAAGGTTTTAACATCTCTCATTGCCCTATTTGGGTTAACATTATCCGCTGAAAACACAAGTTTTACAACTGCTCACTTTAACGGGTCTGGAACTTGTGTGCAATGTCATGATGGTTTAAGTGACAGCATAGGAGAAGATGTTTCAATTGTAAAAGAGTGGAGCTCTTCAATGATGGCAAACGCCACTAAAGATCCACTATGGAAAGCAAAAGTAAGAACTGAGATAAACAGAAACCCTCAGCTTGAGAGCATAATCAATGATAAGTGTACAAAATGTCATGCGCCAATGGCAAATACAGAAGCACACGCTGATGGTAACACTGTAAAACTCTTTGATGACGGTTTTTTAAATCCAAATAATCAGTATCATGATGCGGCCATGAATGGCGTTAGCTGTACGTTATGCCACCAAGTCAGTGACAATGGAAAATTAGGAACGCTTGCCGGCACGTCTGGAAAATATGAAGTAAATGAAAATAGAATCATTTATGGCCCATATGACAATGTCAACGCAGGACCAATGAGAAATAATGTAAACTACAATATTCAATTTAGCTCACATATAAAAGATTCGAAAATGTGTGCAACATGTCATAATCTAAAAACTCCATACGTAGATGAAAATGGGAATATTTTAAGTACTACTCCTGAGAGCGAATTTGCTGAGCAGATGCCGTATAGTGAGTGGGAACATAGTGATTATAAAGATACGAAAAGCTGTCAAGATTGTCACATGCAAAGAACCGATGGCGTTAAAATATCTACTAGACCTCGTAATCTTCCAAGAAGAGATGGTTTTGCGCGACATGTATTTATTGGTGCAAATAAAACAATGTTAAGCATCCTTAATGATAACAAAACGGCACTTGGCGTTAACTCTAATAACTTTGAAGCTACGTTAGCAAAAACAGAGACTATGCTAAGAGGATCTGCTTCTCTTGAAATTGTAAATGAGTCCTTAGCCAATGGAGAACTTGAAGTTACATACAAAGTAAATAGTGCAACTGGGCATAAATTACCTACAAGTTTTCCATCTCGTCGCGTTTTCTTGCATACAACTGTAAAAGACAGCCAAGGCAATATAGTTTTTGAATCTGGTAAAGTAAATGCCAATGGAAGTATTGTAGGAGCTGATTCAGACATAGACAATACTACGTTTGAGCCTCACTATGACCTGATTACATCAGAGGATCAAGTACAAATCTA encodes the following:
- a CDS encoding thiamine-phosphate pyrophosphorylase gives rise to the protein MTTNSLSPELFRVVDANLNRLKEGIRVVEDIMRYRDNNKELSSKLKSLRHKARVKETKELLMHRDSINDVLRASMQSELNRSDVSSILTANFKRGQESARVLEELYKLENIEYSENFKYIRYELYNLEKEILLQEK
- a CDS encoding multiheme c-type cytochrome is translated as MQKFIKVLTSLIALFGLTLSAENTSFTTAHFNGSGTCVQCHDGLSDSIGEDVSIVKEWSSSMMANATKDPLWKAKVRTEINRNPQLESIINDKCTKCHAPMANTEAHADGNTVKLFDDGFLNPNNQYHDAAMNGVSCTLCHQVSDNGKLGTLAGTSGKYEVNENRIIYGPYDNVNAGPMRNNVNYNIQFSSHIKDSKMCATCHNLKTPYVDENGNILSTTPESEFAEQMPYSEWEHSDYKDTKSCQDCHMQRTDGVKISTRPRNLPRRDGFARHVFIGANKTMLSILNDNKTALGVNSNNFEATLAKTETMLRGSASLEIVNESLANGELEVTYKVNSATGHKLPTSFPSRRVFLHTTVKDSQGNIVFESGKVNANGSIVGADSDIDNTTFEPHYDLITSEDQVQIYETIMADNLNNVTYTLLRALDYKKDNRLLPTGFDKTTAINDVKVAGGAYNDANFVGGSDTITYRVANLGDTAYSVETELLYQTVGFNFATDLFSDNSSEVAEFESMYNASNMKTSQIGAVSTTLTQNGGVTPPPPAPMACNDGLDNDGDGLVDLNDPGCTDINDNDEFNEIIPPTPTFECNDGIDNDGDGRIDMADSGCSSPEDNTEFRRGRR